The genomic interval CTCAAAAATCATTGCCCATTGACCTTTTGCCGCTTCTGCCGTCTTCATGCTCGTTTTCCTAACTGCTGTTTGATATCGCTAATCGCTTTCTGTGCTTGCTGTACTGAGGATGGAGCTACCGTTCCTGATGCCTCCTGCAGGCGCTTTGCCTTCTCCTGCCCTTTCGCATACGCAATCAATTTGTGCCGGATGAAATTAGAGACGGTCGGCGTGATCTCCATCGGGAAATCGCTCAACCCGTTAGGCCACTCGTCAAACCGTTCGCGAAAGGTGTTTGCGCACCAGCCATCGCTGACGGGCTTTTTCCCCTGCGATACGCGCTGGCGCTGATAGAATTTGATCTGACTCCACCAGGCCTGTTTCTCTGCCTTCGTGGGGTGATGCTGGTTTTTACCCAGCTTTTTGAGTTTGCGGCCCGTGTCGGTATCGACGTCCTCACCGCCCAGCGGCTTATGCCCACATTTCGGGCATACATAGACGCCAGCTGGCTTCATGTAATGGCATTGAGAGCATTCGTGTGGCAGTTTTTCGGCCCGTTCCTCAGCTGCGCGGCGAACGCTTTCTTCCATGCCGTCAGATTTACCGGGAAGATCGTCGTACTCAATTGAATCCGGATAACCCAGACGGTGCACGGTGCCACTGTGATCGAAGATGAGGCAGGACTCTTTACCCGGCGCGGTGCGCAAGCCACGCCCGAGCGCCTGCAGCCAGCGAATTTCGCTTTTTGTTGGCCTAGCGTAGATGATGCAACGAACGTCACTATCGAAGCCGGCCACCAGAACACCCACACTAACGATGATTTTCGTTGCACCGGTTTCAAAGCGGTGAATGATGGTCTGCCGCTCATCCACTGGAGTGTCGGCGGTCATTACCTCAGCGTTAACACCCGCCAGGTTAAACTGGATTGTCAGGTAATTGGCGTGGGCTACGTTGACACAGAAAGCGATGGTAGGCAGATCCCGGCCATTCTCCAGCCAGTTCTGTACGATGTCGCCCACCAGCGTAGAGCCGCACATGATTTCAGCCAGCTGCGTTTCGTTGTAATCGCTGCCGTACTCGAGTGATGCTTTTGTTTTAACGCCTTTCAGATCCGGCTTAGTTGGCGCGTAAAATTCGTATTTACTCAGATCGCCACGCTGGATTAACTCGCCGATGGTGGTCGGTTTAATCAGTCGGTCATAGTATTTGCCCAGGAATGGGGAAAACGGAGTACCCGACAGGCCAATCACCTTTACGCCTTTGCCGCGCAGACGCTCAATATCCTTCAGGATGCGTTTTTTACGCAGGTGTGCTTCGTCGATAATCAGCAGATCGATATTTTCAGGAAAAACACGACGAATAAGCGTGTCGGCGCTGGCAATCTGAATTTTCCGGTCCGGATCGTAGTTCGGGTGATCCGCCCAGATATAACCGATTTCATCCCCCGGTAATCCATACTCCACGAACCGATTAGCCGTCTGACCGATCAGGATGGTGTACGGTGCACAGAACAGGACGCGCATACCACGGCTGACAAACCCGGCAACGATGAAGGCGGCCAAACCAGTTTTGCCGCTACCAGTTGGCGAGTACACCATGAAGGTGTCGTTTGCCTTCCAGTCACGGCGCAACATGTTTAGCGCTCGTTCCTGTGCAAAATTCGGCGTGATCGTCAGCTCCATTGTGCAGCTCCCGTGCTGATGAGATAATAATTTTGTGATGTGGTTTTCATGGATTCCCCCTCACATGGCTGGTGGCCTCCCCAAAGGCTGCCAGCCTCCCTTCTGATTCAGCTCCTCTGAAAAAATCACTCTTCCAGGAAGAACCCTTTTCGTTTCTCAGCGCCTGAGCGCTTTGTACTACCTTGCTGATACGGGCGTTTTTTTAAATTGCGCCCTTAAGACAGTGATCTACTTAACCAATGGATCTCTCCTGTTGGAAAAGACCCTATTCCTGCCCCTACACCCAATCCCCCCTTACCCCCCTTTCCCTCTTCCCCATAAAAACGTACTATTTCCCTAGTACATATGAGGAATTGGGTCAGTTGGTTGCCAACCTGAACAGGCACCTTTAAGCCTGCTTCTGTTCGGGTACCTTTAAACCCGAAACAATGAGGAGCGCGATTGCGTTCCAGCCAGGGGAGGTTCGGCGGTATACCCCTGTAAAGCTCTGCCCTGATTTCTTACAAACAGGCGAAGCCTTGTGTTTGCTTCATGCCTTGCCCGGTTCTCCTTACGGTAGGAAACGGGTTCAGCCTCGAACGTCTCCTGATACACAGCTGCATAACGCTGGATAGCTTTTTGTCGTGCAGTTGGTGTCAGGCTAAGTAACTGCTGCTTAATCCACTCGGCATCAGCTTGTGAGTGGGTATCTGGCAGTAGTGCGTTATCGAAGTTGCTCTCCGGTATGTTCATCGGAAAAAACCTCATCCAGACTGGTTTCATATCCGAGCTGCTTAAAGGCGCTCACAATGCGTTTCCCAACTTCAATATCTGGGATTCGACGACCAGTTTCGTAGTGGCTAACGGCCCCTTGAGAGCTAGCGATCAACGCTGCCAGCTCACCCTGGGTCACTTTTGCTTTCAGCCTTAGGCTCTTAATACCGCTCATTCGGATAGTTCCTATCTAAATAATACATAACGTACTATACACACATAAAACAATAATACAAAATGGAAGTTGTTCAAAAAATACGGATTGTAATAATCATGTCTATGAAACAGAGATGGCAGGACCTGGCCAAATCCAGGATGAAAGAAGTCGGAATGACTCAAGAACAGCTAGCTGAAGCACTCGGTATGACACAGGGTGGGCTAGGCCATTGGCTGAACGGAAGACGTGAACCAAACCTGGAGGTCATAGCAAAAATTTTTAAAATTCTACAAATGCCAGGTTTTGTGGTTGACGCTGACGGCGCAGTGAGCGACGCAAGAGCTGATCACAATGTGTCATTTCACGCCATGAATGAATCGAAAGGAAGCTACCCC from Enterobacter sp. JBIWA008 carries:
- a CDS encoding DEAD/DEAH box helicase, translating into MELTITPNFAQERALNMLRRDWKANDTFMVYSPTGSGKTGLAAFIVAGFVSRGMRVLFCAPYTILIGQTANRFVEYGLPGDEIGYIWADHPNYDPDRKIQIASADTLIRRVFPENIDLLIIDEAHLRKKRILKDIERLRGKGVKVIGLSGTPFSPFLGKYYDRLIKPTTIGELIQRGDLSKYEFYAPTKPDLKGVKTKASLEYGSDYNETQLAEIMCGSTLVGDIVQNWLENGRDLPTIAFCVNVAHANYLTIQFNLAGVNAEVMTADTPVDERQTIIHRFETGATKIIVSVGVLVAGFDSDVRCIIYARPTKSEIRWLQALGRGLRTAPGKESCLIFDHSGTVHRLGYPDSIEYDDLPGKSDGMEESVRRAAEERAEKLPHECSQCHYMKPAGVYVCPKCGHKPLGGEDVDTDTGRKLKKLGKNQHHPTKAEKQAWWSQIKFYQRQRVSQGKKPVSDGWCANTFRERFDEWPNGLSDFPMEITPTVSNFIRHKLIAYAKGQEKAKRLQEASGTVAPSSVQQAQKAISDIKQQLGKRA
- a CDS encoding helix-turn-helix transcriptional regulator; this encodes MSGIKSLRLKAKVTQGELAALIASSQGAVSHYETGRRIPDIEVGKRIVSAFKQLGYETSLDEVFSDEHTGEQLR